Proteins from a genomic interval of Quercus robur chromosome 9, dhQueRobu3.1, whole genome shotgun sequence:
- the LOC126699422 gene encoding uncharacterized protein LOC126699422 isoform X2, with the protein MVVGSASADDCAVKPLMSSAAKWGRRLFIGCIPIEATLIMCGCIPVSLAMFWTCIFPRSFGGEYNCLFGDSLWEDPHCCTAYTQAKSLDKEALEEDMHLFAPTVALVQQE; encoded by the exons ATGGTGGTTGGTTCTGCTTCTGCTGATGACTGTGCTGTTAAGCCATTGATGAGTTCAGCTGCTAAGTGGGGAAGGAGGCTTTTCATAGGATGTATTCCAATTGAAGCTACTTTGATAATGTGTGGTTGCATTCCAGTCAGTTTGGCCATGTTTTGGACATGTATCTTCCCAAG AAGCTTTGGAGGAgaatataattgtttatttgggGACAGTTTGTGGGAAGACCCACATTGCTGTACTGCTTATACACAAGCTAAGTCACTTGATAAGGAAGCCCTAGAAGAAGATATGCATCTTTTTGCCCCTACGGTAGCTCTGGTTCAGCAG GAATGA